The following DNA comes from Cellulophaga sp. HaHa_2_95.
GGCACTACATCATTTTGAGCAATTGCTAAGTTATAGCAATCACCTTGGCTTATTTAGTGAAGACGTAGATTTTAAAACAAAACGCTTATTAGGGAATTTCCCGCAAGCATACTCCCACTTGGCATTGATAGAATGTGCAATTAACTTCTCTAACAAGGCTTCTGAGGAAAATGTTTTAGAGTCTATGAGAGAGTAATAGAAATATACTTATTTGTATTTAAAACTAGTTTTCAATGCTGAACTTTCAGTAGCGAAAACTAGTTTTTTTATTTATAGAAAAACAATAGCATTTAGGAATGCTGCCTAAAAGCTCCTCATCGATCGTTTGTAGTAGAGGCAGTTGTAGCCGCAGTATAAACAAAGCTATATGTTTTTGTAAAAAAATCAGAGCTCAGGTTTCTCCCAACATACTAAAAATAAAAAAACCGCTCTGTTAAGAGCGGTTCTTCCTTCTGCGTTTAAAACAAATAATAATCAGAATTAGTCAAAGGTATAACCATTGTCTGCAGCTACTTTATCCGCAATTTGCGTGCGTAAGGCTACTACATTAGGGTTATTGGTGTATTTTGTAAAACGCTTAAGGCCCATTAACATCATACGTTGCTCGTCACCTTCAGCAAAAGAAACGATAGCTTCTTTTCCTTTTTGTATAACAGTGTCTACAGCAGTATATAAGTATAATTTAGACATCGCGATTTGTGTTGCTTGTTCTGCTTCACCAAATCGTTTTACGTTTTTCTCAGTTCTTAGTATAGTAGACTCAGCCATGTATATTTCAATTAATATATCAGAAGCAGACATCATCAGTTGTTGGTGGTTTTCTAATTCAGCACCGTATTTTTGCACAGCAGAACCAGCTACCATTAAAAATACTTTCTTCAATTTAGCCACTAAATCTTTTTCCTCAGCAAAAAGCTCAGAAAAATCTGGTGTATCAAAAGAAGGGATACCCATTAATTCTTCACCAACTTTAGTTGCAGGACCTAAAAGATCTACATGACCTTTCATTGCTTTTTTAACAAGCATACCTACCGCTAACATACGGTTAATTTCATTGGTACCTTCATATATACGAGCAATACGAGAATCTCTCCAAGCAGATTCCATGGGTGTATCAGCACTAAAGCCCATACCTCCAAAAATCTGAATTCCTTCATCCGTGGTACTTTGGCAATCTTCAGATACAGCTACTTTTAAAATAGAACATTCTATAGCATATTCTTCAACACCTTTTAGTTCTGCTTCTTGATGAGAATTTCCTGCAGCTTCACGCATTACAATTCTATCTTCAATATTCTTCGCAGCTCTATAGGCAGCAGATTCATCCGCATAAACATTCGTAACCATATTCGCTATTTTAGCTTTTATAGCACCAAAGTTCATAATAGGAGTTTTAAACTGAATACGCTCATTGGCATATTTAGTAGCTTCACCAATAACACGACGTTGTGCATCTAAACAAGCAGCAGCTAATTTAATTCTACCTACGTTAAGAGCATTCATGGCAATTTTGAATCCGTTTCCTCTATCAGAAAGCATATTCTCTACAGGCACCTTAGTTTCGTTAAAGAATACTTGACGCGTAGAAGAAGAATGAATACCTAATTTTTTCTCTTCATCACCTAAAGAAATACCATTACTAGGGTCATTCTCCACGATGAAGCCTGTGATGTTTTTATCATCACCAATTCTAGCAAAAACAATGAATACACTACAGAAACCTGCATTTGAAATCCACATTTTTTGACCAGAAATACTATAATGTTTACCATCATCAGATAAAACCGCTTTAGTTTTACCAGAGTTGGCATCAGATCCTGCACCTGGTTCTGTTAGGCAATAAGCACCAAACCACTCTCCAGAAGCTAATTTAGGAACGTATTTTCGTTTTTGCTCTTCTGTACCATATAGCGTGATTGGCATAGTTCCAATACCTGTATGTGCACCAAAAGCAGTACTAAAAGAACCTGTAGCACCAGAAATATAATCACAAACTAACATGGTAGAAACAAAGCCCATACCCATACCTCCGTAAGACTCAGGTACAGCAACGCTCAACAATCCAAGTTCACCCGCTTTACGCATGGTCTCTTCTGTATAGGCGTAATCTTTTTTCTCAAAGCGTTCCCAATGCGCCCAAAGTTCGCGATCTACGAATTCTTTGGTGCTATCACGCATCATTTTTTGCTCTTCAGATAAATCTTCAAGCGTAAATATGTCTTCACAGTTGGTTTCTTTTACTAAGAACTGACCGCCACGTAGTATTTCTTTTTCTGCCATTATTATAATTTTTCCTATCGCCACGTCTTTCCAAAAGAAAGCGATAACGATGTTATTTTAAGTTAAGATTTTATTTATTTTTTCTAAAT
Coding sequences within:
- a CDS encoding acyl-CoA dehydrogenase family protein, with the translated sequence MAEKEILRGGQFLVKETNCEDIFTLEDLSEEQKMMRDSTKEFVDRELWAHWERFEKKDYAYTEETMRKAGELGLLSVAVPESYGGMGMGFVSTMLVCDYISGATGSFSTAFGAHTGIGTMPITLYGTEEQKRKYVPKLASGEWFGAYCLTEPGAGSDANSGKTKAVLSDDGKHYSISGQKMWISNAGFCSVFIVFARIGDDKNITGFIVENDPSNGISLGDEEKKLGIHSSSTRQVFFNETKVPVENMLSDRGNGFKIAMNALNVGRIKLAAACLDAQRRVIGEATKYANERIQFKTPIMNFGAIKAKIANMVTNVYADESAAYRAAKNIEDRIVMREAAGNSHQEAELKGVEEYAIECSILKVAVSEDCQSTTDEGIQIFGGMGFSADTPMESAWRDSRIARIYEGTNEINRMLAVGMLVKKAMKGHVDLLGPATKVGEELMGIPSFDTPDFSELFAEEKDLVAKLKKVFLMVAGSAVQKYGAELENHQQLMMSASDILIEIYMAESTILRTEKNVKRFGEAEQATQIAMSKLYLYTAVDTVIQKGKEAIVSFAEGDEQRMMLMGLKRFTKYTNNPNVVALRTQIADKVAADNGYTFD